Part of the Rhinolophus sinicus isolate RSC01 linkage group LG14, ASM3656204v1, whole genome shotgun sequence genome is shown below.
ggggggcagtTCAGAGGCTTTAAGCACCCCTGAGCCCAGGCGAATAGCAACCTTCTGATCCCCACCCTCCCCTGGGCACGCACCTGGCATTTCAGGCAGCATCCAGCCCTTCACTTTCTTGGGGGGCACCTGGATCACCTTCTCTGCTGACCAAGTGCCATCCTGCATGGGGTCAGGAGGCAGAGAGGTGAGCCTGTCAGAGCTGAGGGTGGTGGCGGGTCTGGGTCCGCCAGGGCCTACTGTCTACAGGGAGACTGGATACAGGGCCTCCGTGCCACTAGGGTGTAGTTCTGATGCAGGCCCCCAAAGGCAGGGACACGTCCGCTTTAGCTTTGCCTTCCCAGCACCTACACAGCCCCTCACACAAAGCATCCACAGTATCTTccgaatgaatgaataaggccAGTTAGAGTTACGGCGGAAGTAGCTGAGCACGGACAGCAGAGAGGCAGGCGTGTGGCCCTGGGGAATCTGGGCTGAGGGAGCCCAGCAGAGGCACCGGGTCACCCCAGGGAGAGGGGAGTGTCATGACCACAGAGGCCTGGCCTGGCATGCTGACAGGACTGCTGGGGGTCAGAGCCAGAGGCTGCATGTCACCTCATTCTTGAAGAAGCGCTGGATGGTGGAGCTGAGGGCACAGCCCACAAACCCCTGGGCAGCATCTGGGTTGTGCAGGAAGCGGATCTCCAGGGGGATGAGTCCATCCTGTAATGGCAGGGTCTGCACGATCTCATGGCGTTGCCAGTCCCACACGTATAAGTGGCTTCCATACAGTCCTGTGTGGCGCCGGGGGCAGTGGAAGAGCTCAGGATTGGAGGCAGGAGGCCATGGGCAATGGCTGGGGCCCAGGACAGGGCGGAGGTTGGAAATGGGTTGGAGGGACCAGAAGGATGCTGGAGGAAGTGAGAGCACTCAACACATCCTCAACCCTCACTCAAGTGTCTGGGTCCACacaagggaggggagagggccgCAGAGTGCATTTGGGAGcagagaggggtgtgtgtgcCCAGGCTCCCGCCCGCCCATGGGGATGTTCTCACCTGCCTCTACATCAGCGGGGTTGAAGCCATCTCTTAAAACATTGGGTGCTGCCCATTCAGTGCTGATCATGACATTGTGTCGAGGCTGGTACCAGAAGTCATAGCCCAAAGGCGCAGCTCCCCCAGGCTGCTCCCACGTGCCCTTCACCTCAAACGTCTCTCCATCCAGCAGCACGAAACCCCCTGAGAAGGGTAGGAAGTAGGGTGGCAGTAGAGTGTCTCACCCCCGGCCATGCCCAGGAGGCCCCAAGTCCATTGCTGGTGCCCCTCCTACCATTGGGTTTGTTAGCTCCTTAAATACAAGTGTCCAATGGGCCCCATCCAGACCGTCAGGTAGGAAGTGGGGACTTTTTCTGGTTCCCCTGCCTCCCATcaacttccttcccctctctgaccTCAAAAATTTCTCCCATGGAGCCAAGAGGTCTCCATTGAGCCAAGAGTTCTGGGACCCAGCATCCTGTGCGTCTCTCACTTCCGGTGTGGGATTGCTGCCAGAGCCTAAGCTCCATTCTGCtcactgcatttttttatttatagagCTGACAGgttatatttattcataattcaACATGGATGCCCATTATGTTTTTCCCTCATGCTGAGTATGACACCTTGACACTTCTTTGCAAATACAAGTCAATGTCTACTCCTATGTGTTATGAAATCTAGGAATGCCACACTCCTCCAATCTCCTAGAAAAAGCAGTTAAATACcgtatttcctgaaaataagacctagtcagacaatcagctctaaagcgtcttttggaggaaaaattaatataagacccagtcttattttactataatataagaccaggtctataatataatatgatatgatatgatatgatatgatatgatatgatatgatatgatacaatataataaatataatatattacaatactgggtcttatataccataatatggtataatataagtcgggtcttatattaatttttgcttcaaaagactcattcaaggggcggctggatggctcagttggttagagagtaagctctgaacaacagggttgcaggttcaattcccacatgggccagtgagctgtttcccctgcaactagattgaagacaatgagctgtccctcagctgctggaggggtggccagatggctcgattggttagagcgcgagctctcaaccacaatgttgccagttaaattcccgcatgggatggtgggctgcgccccctgcaactaaagattgaaaatgacgactggacttggaacagagctgcaccctccactactagattgaaggacgacttggaactgatgggttcTGGAGAAAAGCACTGTCctcaatatttcccaataaaaaattaaaaaaaataaaataaagaaaaaaaagggtaggcccagtggctcaggcagttggagctccgtgcgcctaactccgaaggctgctggttggattcccacatgggccagtgggctctcaaccacaaggttgccggttcaattcctcgagtcccacaagggatggtgggctgcgctctctgcaactaacaatggcaactggacctggaactgagctgcgccttccacaactaagattgaaaggacaacttgacttggaaaaaagtgctggaagtacccactgttccccaataaagtcctgttccccttccccaataaaatctttaaagaaaaaaaaagaaaagacacattagagctgattatctggttaggtcttattttaggggaaacacggtacaatcTACGGCAGTTACGTTAACTGGATGACCTTGTCTGATATCTCATCCCAACATTGGACGACGGGTTCCGATGAGATAAGTAAAACTTGGAGAGAAGCCGCAGAGCGTGGTGATAGGACATGGATTCTGGGGTCAGACTGCTGGGTTTGAATTCCATTTCTGTGACTCACTAGCTGTACAAGtttaggtaagttacttaaccaaCCTGTGCCCCGCTTTCTAATCAGAATAGCACCCATCTCCTAGGTTAGGTCTGTCATGTAATAGACACTTTATAAGTGTCAGCTCTGGTCATCCCATAAAAGAAATAGCAAATGTGTAGAGTAAGGACCCCAAGGATTGTGAGATTTGCTCATGAATTCACAAAGGCTGATACtaaatgtgtgtgtttcctgGGGCCCTATCTGTGCTCACATGGCCCACAGCTGCCTATAACTTTTAAGGGATTTCATCAGTGAAATCTTCATAGAAACAACTGAGACAACTAGAGTCAAGTAAAGAATTTACTCGACTCTAGTTTAAATACTGGATGAGACCCAACCCCCTGGTTTTCCCTGGAAGGTCATTCCCTCCCTTCTGCTGCTTGGGACCAGCTCCCCCACAGATGTGCCTACAGTGCAGGCAGGTACCTTTGCCATTGCCCTTGGGGTCTCCCAGGCTGCTGATCATCACCTCCCCACTGGGCAGGCAGTGGCTGGTGTGAAGGTAGCCCAGGTTACACTTGGTGTGGATGTTCTTGGGATCAATGACCTGGAGAAGGGTACGGAACGGCATCAGGGCTTCCAGGGCTGGGACCCCCACTCCCTACTCCTCCACTTCCCCACTTCCACCTGCTAACCCTGTCCCCTTTCCCTTCAAACATGGACACAATTATCCCTGTGGGAATTGGGCAAGACGCAAGCTGGTCACTGCTGCAAAGCAGTTTGGGAGAGTCAGAGTCACGGCTGCCGCCCCAGGCAGAAAGCACTGACTACTCTCTGCCACAGTCTGTCCCCTATGCGACCATAAGCTCCTCCTGGGCTGGGCTGATGCCAGTGTCAACTTTGTCTCCCAGCAGCCAGCGGTGAGTGCTGGCCGAAGAGGGTGCTCGGCGAAGTGATGAAAGGAAGGTGGGGGTCCCGCGTAAGGGGAGCCCTGGGCTCCTAACTGGCTGGGAAAAATGGCCCCTTCCCCACTCAGAGTGAAAACAAGAacagccccctccacccccccacctccagtACCCAGCCCAGGTGCTGGATGGTGACTACCCAGAATGCCACCTGGTGGTGACTACCCAGAATGCCACCTGGATGATGACCACCCAATATGCCTCCCTGGTAACTGTCCTCTAGTCCCTGCTTCGGAGCCCAGACCCTGCCCAACAGCTGGAGGCAGCTGACCTAGGCATGGCTTCCTGCCCATTGGCTGCCCAGGGTGCTGGGTCCACGAGGGCAAAGAACATACCTTGTGCAACTTGGGGGCGCGGGGCTCAGTGCCCACGTCTACCACATAGATGCGGGAGGAGATGAGCGCGGGCAGCACGAGCTTGGTGCGGGCCTTGGTGATGTCCCCGTAGCAGCTACTGCATGTGTTCCAGCCTGAGTGATGCAGCTCGTCCTTCAGGTGGGGCATGGGCAGACGGTGGATGACCTGAAATGGGAAAGGAGCATCGTGGGAAAGGTCCATGGTGCTCACCCAGACCACTTGTGAGAAAGCTGCCCACGGGACCCACTCTGGCTTTCAGCAGCCTCCTACAACCGGCACCTCCACACCCAGGAAGGGTGCAGAAGGATGGAGCTGGGGAAGGGCAGCCCCAGGGCCAGTGCCAGAGGGCAGGTTGCAGGCCACTCAGCTGCCCGAGTGTCACCTCACCTGGCTATACTGGGGAGACTTGGGGTCCACGTCCACTGTGGCTAGATAATCCGGGGCCTCAATGCCGGTGTTTCGGTAAATACAGGGCAGGTAGATAATCTCCTCCCTGGGTCCTGGGGGTAGAAAGCAGGCAGTGGGCAAGGCGGGGTGGAGAGGAATGGCAGGGTCAGCGCTGGGTTTGCCTGAGGGTGGAGTCAGAATTTGAGGTTCCCCCCAGCTGTGCCACCAGTAGAGGGCGCCTGGTCTCAGAGGCCCTTCCCAGGGTGCTGGGTCTCAGACATCAAGCACTTACCTTTCATGGCCTCTAGAGGGGTGGAGTACCCGGGTCCACACTCCCCACATTTCATAGCTGTGGAAATAATGAGGCCTGTTAGCTGGTTCCGCTCGTGAGGGTGAAGGTGGCTTTGCTGCAGGCTGCAGACACCCCCGCCCGGGGCCAAGGCAGGTGCGCTGTCCCAGGTCCCTCCCAccatcctccctgcccctcaaAGCCCTGACAGAGTGTGCTTGTGGCGGGAAGCACTGTGGAGATGTGACCCGAAGGCGGATGGACACTCAACAGGACGCAGGGGAAGGCAGGAGAAGGGCCCCTACACCAGAGGTGGGTGGTGCAGTGGTTGTGACACACGTGGGTCCCCATCCCAGCTGGTCACTGATTAACCATGGGGGCTGGGCACATCACTTAACCTGCCCGGTCCCAGTTTCCACATCACCTGTGAAAGGGGGGTAATAAGAATGCCACTGTGGGCTTTTATGAGAAGGAACCAAGAAGGTGCCGGCACGTGTGCAGCTCAGTGCTTGCTGCGGCAGCCAGGAAaccctgctgtgtgtgtgtggggagcgGCCAAGTGCAGAGCCAGACAGCTCCCTTCACTGAGAGCTGTCTATCCAGGGACTGGGGCACTTCCTGCTTTTCTCCCTCTGGGTCCTGACCCAGGCTGCTGGCCAGAGCCGAGGGTCTGGTAGGAGATAGGAGGCTGAAGTTCAAGGCTGCAGGGCTGACAGCCCCTGGATGTCCTTAGACCAGTTCCCACCCCTGGGTGGGCCCCACTTCCATTATCTGTAAAGCAGGGTGTTTGGCCCAACTCTGGAGAGCGCAGAGGCCCACCCACCAGAGCTGTAGTAGTGGCTGGCTCTCCTGTTCCCTGAAGGCTCAGAAGAGCAGCCTGACTGCTCTGGGAAGTCAGCTGCTGAGGAGGGCGGCCAGGAGCAGGAATCTGGGTTTGGGGCCTGACcaggagggaggggtgaggaaaGACACGGAGGGAGCTGCAGGGGAAGGAAATCCCGGACTGGAAGTCACAGGACTGGGCACTCCAACTGGTCCAGTTCCAGGCCAGTCTAGCCAGTTTTCTGAcaggcggggggagggggggcgcaCGTGGGGAGCTAGGAGTAGCCAGGGTGCAGCCTGCACTGCTGCCTGGGCCCAGGCCCTCAGACAGGGAGCAGGCCCCCTACTCTCTGCAGCCAAGGACTTCAGAGGCTGCACGCAGCATCAGCATTTTAGAATCCCAAGATCTGCTTTCAAGCTCCAGGTTTGAGATCtactctccattttctctctttcacttgaCCTTCTCTAGGTGGCTAGAAGATCAAATAAGACAATGTGTGCAGGAGTACTTTTGCAAAGGAGGAGGAAGTGTATAAATACAGGTAGGGCCCTGCCAGAAAGGAAGGATCCCAGGCAGTCCTGGGGGCCCAGAATGGGGGTGAGGGCCGAGACTGGGTGAGAGGAAGGTCCACCATAGGAATTCAGGAGCCTTGCTCTGCTGCACAAGCTGTGGCAGGGCTTTGCAGGGGCGGTgagggggcagggaaggaggggctgCACACTGACTGGCAAGGAGAGTCAGCACTCCAGACGGGAACACAGGGGCAAAACTGTGCAAAGCCAACGGGCCCCGAGAGAAGTGGGGTGTGAAGGAGGTGGCTCCCCCTGTACCatcttgcccccacccccagcctcccacccctGTGCTGTGAGCATCAGTCCTCTTTCTGGAGAAGAACCTCCTCTCAAGCATCTAGGCAAGGTCTCTGAGCCTCTGGTTTGAGGTGAATCCAGGGAAAGTGTTCCCAGCGCCAGGCTGGCTGCTGGGCATTCGTCCTGCCCATCCAAGGGGACAGGAACCTCAACATTCCAACCAGACCCAGACTCCTCAGATATCCATTCCCACCAATGGGGTAACAGCAGGACTTTGGGACTGAGAGGGTGGGAGGCATTGCAACAGGCCGCAGCGAAAGTGTGGGCTCCCTGATTCCCCCCACAGAGTGACTGGTGATTGGGGCATCGCATGGAAGGCCTGAGTTTCCTACTCCCTGCCAGGGGCTGAGGCAGGGTTGTGACAGCCAGCGACATAGAGGTTCTACCCAAGTATCCCGTACCTGATTTTCTGAGCTGCAGAAAAGCACAGTGACCCCAGGCTGCAGCTGGGGAGCTGGCAGGAGCCCAGGGTCATCCTTGCCAGCAGACTCTCTAGCTTCCTTCCCAGGAACCTTCAGAACTCGGGCTAAGCTGAGAAATATATAGGTGGTGGCAGCGCTTCATGCCCTAACCAGCGcccacctccatccccacccaGGATTTCTTCACTTTCTGTAGGGGGCGGCAAAAGGCGGCAGTGTGAGGTTGTGGGGGTCTGAAGCCCCCTCCTTACCCATGTTGCTCGCTGGTACACTTTGGTCCTGCCGGTCTGccaggggagggcagagaagggaagctGAGCTGGTGGCAGAGGCAGGCAGAGCCTGGGAGGCTGTGCCAGGGAGGGGCAAAGGGAAGGAATTTATATGACCAGTGGGGGTGGGCGGGGCTGGAGGAGGGCCAGGGCTGCAGCCCAGGGTGAATGAGGAAGGGCAGCTGGCCAGGAAACTCACATGGCCTGGGCAGCTGCTGTTTGAGCTCTGGGGGGTATGTGTACgcatgcaagtgtgtgtgtgcaggcgTGTGTGTGCCATGCACGTGCAGGCCTGTGCTGTGCATGTTCACGCATGTCTTTCGTGGGTTCCTGggcatgtgtgagtgtgtctgtgctGCTCCCGTTGGTCCACCTCTGTTGCCCGTGTGCTGCTTCTGTGTATGAGGCCACACAAGTATGCATTTATGTCTGTGTGTGAAAacctgggctgtgtgtgtgtgagggtacCTGTGTGTGTCCTGTGTGCCTTTGTGAAGTGTGCCCACCAGGATATGTAGcctgtgtgggtgtgtgcataCGTGCCAGTGTGGGTTTCTGTGAGTGTGTGAGCGTCACGCACATGTTCCTGGCCATCCACACGCTCATCTGTGTACTTGGAGCTGTCTCGTGGCATTTAGGGGGACCCAGGGCGGTGGGCCTGTTTGCTCCTATGGCCACAGCCAGCTAGGCTCTCCCTGATGTTATCCCAGACCTGCTCCAACAGGCACCGCCCTACCCTGCCAAACCCTGCAAACCCATGTGTTCCTGCCACAGCTGCCCGacaggaagcaggactggctagaATGTCCAGATTCCACTTTCTCAGGCCCATTCATTTCCCCTGAGCTTTGACATGGAAGGAAATTCCTCAGTGTCCAATTGTTACCCCCTCATCCTCAGGGGGCACGGGGACGGAGCCTCCCCATCATGTCCCAGCCTGGTTTGTCCCCAGGGTTGAGGAGCCCAGCAGATGCCACCGTCCTTAGCTGACCTATGACAAGTCACAAAACTCTCAGGGTCTTCTCCTATCCAGGAGGGAGTCCTCCAGCTGGAGGATTCATGACAGCCAGAAGGCTGGGCCTGTTAGCATAGTGTCCCAGGGACATGAAATGGCCCCCAGGCAAACGACAACTGCTTGCTAAGAACCCAAGCAGGGTTGAGGCTCCATCTGTGAGCTGTCTCTGGGGCTGCCCTCCTCCAGAGAAGCTGGGGTTTGAAGGGCTGGACAAGGGAACCCCCCTAAATTGGTCTCCATCCTGACGCCTAGGTTCCTTTTTCCCTCAAAGGTGGCTGCCTGACAGGGTAACTCCTGCCCCACTCTTCTAGAAAACCGCTGACTCTGTGTCTACAAAGCCATTTTCATCTCCTTGGCGTGACATTTTTATTGGATAGTGAAAGGGATAAAGTGTGGGCTTGAGATTTCCAGGAGAAACAGCCAGGGGGTTTCCAAAGcaggtggaggggaggagagtaGAATTGGTCCTCGGTGTGAAGGGGGTCTGTCCTGCTGGGTCCCGTGGTGAGGGGTCATGTGCCCCAAAGGAAGATCCTCAGAGGCTGCCCAAGGCAGGGTGCTCCCTTATCCCCACGTCGCTCACCGCCCTTGGCCCTTTCCCATGTCTGCACCCTCCCCATTGCATGTCAGCCtggcatggtgtgtgtgtgtgtgtgggggggactgCCCCCCATGGCCGCCTGTGAAGGCTGCTTCTTCCCCTTTACCTGCTTCCTGTCTCCTGGCTGCCCCCACCTACCCTGCCctcaccctgtcccccaccccaacaccaccccacccccattcctcttCTCCTGAGAGCTCCACCCCCTACCTGCCCTCCATGCTCCTGCTGTCTGGGCACAACAGCCCAACAGCCAAGGtctgaaagaagaagaaacatcATCCCCACCCTCTTAGCAGAAGCTCTTGAGTGTTTCACTCCAACAATGTGGTTATTTGGCTTGTTCTAGAGTCTGTCACGGACGGCAGCTTCTTTCCTGCCCCGTGCGTGTCCTGGCTCGTCTCTGGCTGCTCCATGGCACCCTGACCTCAGGATCTGACTGCAGAGCTCCGTTTTCTGGTCGCCCTATGCTCTCTTCTATTTGTTTTGCTCCTGTTTGTTttggtggggagggagtggggtggCCCCAAATCAGAAAGAGGGTGTCATGTCTTGTTTGTGGAAGTCTCGGGACAGACttgctgtgaaatggggacaggaGTGAAGAAGCAGACTGAGCGGTGAAGTCTTCATGGGGGacatgggaggaggggtggagccCCCCGTGCGGTAGAAAAGACTGGAAGGCTATTCAGCCGGGTGCTACCCCTGGTTACCTGTGCAGAGGCTCTGGAAGAAGGGATTGACTTTCCATTTCTACCTCATATACTTctgtattaaaaaagaagaaaaaggtaattgtgtattacttttgttttcaaaacctgaaataaaagtatatttgtaggctggcccggtggctcaggtggttggagatccatgctcctaactccgaaggctgccggttcaattcccacatgggccagtgggctctcaactacaaggttgccggttggactcctcaactcccgcaaaggATCGTGGGcagccctgcaactaagattgaacacagcaccttgagctgagctgccactgagctcccagatggctcagttggttggagcatgtcctctcaaccacaaggctgccgttTAGagccctgcaactaacaacgctaactggacctggaactgagctgcacgcTCCACagctacgattgaaaggacaacaacttgacttgaaaaaaatcctggaagtacacactgttccccaataaagtcctgttccccttccccaataatgaaaaaaaaggatatttgtatacatatatagaaaagaaGGATGAATGGTCATATGTGCTGCAGGTGAGGGCCAGTGGGGGAGCCGTGCTGGGGAGGACTGGCCCTGGTCCCTGTCACCTGCAGCTGTCCCACTAGCCTGCCTGCCGCGTCCTTTATATGCTAcatgaccattcattcattcattcattcattcattcattcattcatcttgcACTCCACAAACGTTTCAGGAGCACCTGTTTTGGTACAGAACGTGGTGAACGAGGCAAAATTTCTGCCTTCTCAGAGATGACATTCTAAGGGGGACAGCCCATCATCAATTGAACTTATAAACAAATAAGGTGATTTCAGGTAAGTGCAATGGAAGGGTGACCGAACGAGCACCGTTAGACGGGGGTCTGGTCTATGCAGGTGCGGAATTGTATGCAGACGAAGAGCGCATACCAACCAGAACCCCGCAGCACACAGATGCATACACGACACCAGGTAGCAGCCCGTGGAGGCCTGAGCAGGACCGGCTGGGCAGGGCGAGGTTTTCACCAGCTCAGCAGAGTTTCTGGGCCTTGTCTTGCTCATTTCTTCTGGTTTTAAGAGATCAGCTCCACGCCCTCAGAAGAAGAAAGTAGCATTTACTGCGAACCTGTTACAGGTGTCACTGGCGCCAGGCTGAGCTCTGCACCCAGCACTTACTTAGCTGCAGTCCTGCCCACCGCCAACCTGGAGAGGTAAATAGCTTTTCCTGCATTGCACATCAAGGACACCGTTTTCCTAGTGTATCCAGCTCCTGGCGCTCGTCTCTCAGCATCTCCCTGTCTCTACCAATGCTGAGATCAACATACTGCTCAGGGCAACGACAAGactcagagaagagaaataaaagaaaacacagtgccGTCTGCCAGTGCTTCCAACAAAGGGCTTGTCCTGAGTGGGCACCTGGAGGGCTTCCTCCCACCTCCAATCCACCCAGAAATGTCCTCCCCTTGGCCTGCCGTTGATGCTTGAAACTGTGTCAGGGGACGGCCTCCTCCAACTCGGGGCTGCAGGGCTGAGCCCTGCAGTTAGACTCCTAGTCCCCTAGCAGGGCCGGTGTGAGCAGCTGTGTGCCTCCCAATGGGCAGCGCGGAGTGGCTAGTGGCCTGAGGACCAGAGCAAGGCAGACACTACAAAGAGCAACAGAAGTGTTTAAAAGCAGCTGTTCCCTTCTTACCTGTTTATCCCCATCTCTTGAGAGAAAAGACTAGAGAGAGTAAGTGAGGGAGATCTAGTTCTCCCTCTCCACGGAAAATTTCAATATACATGAAAGTCGACAGAATAGTATAAGGAACCCGCAGGTATACCTCCTGCCTTCAATAACAATCAGCTTATAACCCACCTTGTCACAGTTATGCCTGCTATCCTCATTCCACTTTGGATTTTTTGAAGCAAACCCTAGGTATTATATTACTTCTTGCATGAGTATTTCAGTACGCACCCCTTTGAgataagaattgtttttttaaactacaatatCATAATCACACCTATACAAATCAATGTCTTTCCTATTATCAAACATTCATTCAGTGTTCAAATATTCCCTCCTGTCTCAAATTCCTGGTTTCCAGTTTGTTTATTTGAGTCAAGATCTAAAGAGGTTCCATAGGTTTCTATTATCTTTTCTGATAAATCTCTTAAATCTATA
Proteins encoded:
- the SELENBP1 gene encoding methanethiol oxidase isoform X2 yields the protein MKCGECGPGYSTPLEAMKGPREEIIYLPCIYRNTGIEAPDYLATVDVDPKSPQYSQVIHRLPMPHLKDELHHSGWNTCSSCYGDITKARTKLVLPALISSRIYVVDVGTEPRAPKLHKVIDPKNIHTKCNLGYLHTSHCLPSGEVMISSLGDPKGNGKGGFVLLDGETFEVKGTWEQPGGAAPLGYDFWYQPRHNVMISTEWAAPNVLRDGFNPADVEAGLYGSHLYVWDWQRHEIVQTLPLQDGLIPLEIRFLHNPDAAQGFVGCALSSTIQRFFKNEDGTWSAEKVIQVPPKKVKGWMLPEMPGLITDILLSLDDHFLYFSNWLHGDIRQYDVSDPQRPRLTGQLFLGGSIVKDGPVQVLDDQELSSQPEPLVVKGKQVAGGPQMIQLSLDGKRLYVTTSLYSAWDKQFYPDLIREGSVMLQIDVDTVKGGLTLNPNFLVDFGKEPLGPALAHELRYPGGDCSSDIWL
- the SELENBP1 gene encoding methanethiol oxidase isoform X1, whose translation is MAMKCGECGPGYSTPLEAMKGPREEIIYLPCIYRNTGIEAPDYLATVDVDPKSPQYSQVIHRLPMPHLKDELHHSGWNTCSSCYGDITKARTKLVLPALISSRIYVVDVGTEPRAPKLHKVIDPKNIHTKCNLGYLHTSHCLPSGEVMISSLGDPKGNGKGGFVLLDGETFEVKGTWEQPGGAAPLGYDFWYQPRHNVMISTEWAAPNVLRDGFNPADVEAGLYGSHLYVWDWQRHEIVQTLPLQDGLIPLEIRFLHNPDAAQGFVGCALSSTIQRFFKNEDGTWSAEKVIQVPPKKVKGWMLPEMPGLITDILLSLDDHFLYFSNWLHGDIRQYDVSDPQRPRLTGQLFLGGSIVKDGPVQVLDDQELSSQPEPLVVKGKQVAGGPQMIQLSLDGKRLYVTTSLYSAWDKQFYPDLIREGSVMLQIDVDTVKGGLTLNPNFLVDFGKEPLGPALAHELRYPGGDCSSDIWL